One part of the Bacillus alveayuensis genome encodes these proteins:
- a CDS encoding hypothetical protein (product_source=Hypo-rule applied), with translation APRTATKCAGEPARRTKAAAAGPKRHKGLGAGAGQKRKRISVNDALSSFERIKH, from the coding sequence GCGCCTCGAACAGCCACGAAGTGCGCTGGAGAGCCTGCGAGGAGGACGAAAGCCGCCGCAGCAGGACCGAAGCGACACAAGGGGCTAGGCGCTGGAGCTGGACAAAAGCGGAAGCGTATTTCAGTGAATGACGCGTTATCTAGTTTTGAGAGAATAAAACATTAA